In Cricetulus griseus strain 17A/GY unplaced genomic scaffold, alternate assembly CriGri-PICRH-1.0 unplaced_scaffold_76, whole genome shotgun sequence, the sequence TGTCAAAATTTGAAGATGATGACTTTTTAAGTGGTcagtgctggccttgaacacctgagCTAAAAATACCTTTTATTTCAGTCTCCCAGGAGCCCCATGAAATAACAGCTTCTTCCTCCATTTCAGGCTTCAAATATTTGTCAGTATTTATTCTGCCAGAAGAGTAGTTGGTCTAAACTGTATAAGAAATTGTACCAAGTCACAGAATGGACTTCTGGATTCTGGCAACGAGAATTATTTTCTTGTCAAAAACAGTAactggaattctgggaaatctGTCTCTAATTTTCTACTATCTAGTCCTGTGCTGCAGAGAAAACACATTAAAGCCCACAGATGTGATGCTAATGAACATAATGTCAGCCAATGTCTTGATCATTCTCTCTACTGGAGTGCCCCAAACAATGGCTGTTTGGGGATTTAAGCATTTCTTGAATGATTTTGGATGCAAGCTCCTTTTGTACATTCAAGGATTGGGTAGGAGTGTGTCCATTGGAaccacctgcctcttgagtgtcttTCAGGCCTTGACCATCAGTCCCAGGAAGTCCTGTTGGAAGCGTCATAAAGTCAAGTTTGAGAAGTACATCAATCCTCACATTTTGCTCATTTGGATCCTGTACTTGTTcctaaatttcatttatttggcaTACACACTTGCCAAAAGGAATAGCAAAAATGTGACAAGAGAACGAGATTTTGGATATTGTTTTACTGCAGGGTGGGATCAAATCGGCGTTTCACTGTATGCAGTGTTTGTGGTGTTGCCAGAAGTCTTCTTTTCTGTGCTCATGACCTGGTCCAGTGGATTCATGGTTTTCATTCTGTACAGACACAGGCAGAGGGTTCAACATATCCGTAGCACTCGGGGTTCCATCAGAAACTCCCTTGAATCTAGAGTCACCCAGTACATTCTTATCCTAGTGTCTACATTTTTGGCTTTTTATACTCTCTCCTCCATCTTAAGAGgctacatttctcttttaaatagtCAAAATTGGTGGCTGGTAAACATCAATCGCCTTAcctctctgtgttttccattaATTGGACCCTTTGTTCTTATGAATCATTACTCTATTATGTCCAGGCACTGTTTGAGCTTcataaggaataaaaataatttaatttcattttaagaatggactctaatagagacatacatggtctcctggagaaagggaaagggacaagatctcctgaacaaattgggagcatgggggaggggagaggaagataggacaatgagaaggggagaaaaggaggggtgaggaggacataagggagcaggaaggttgtgtagggggaagaatagatgacagcaaaataagagaaaccatcaaagagggagccagtataggtttaaagagaaattaggctgtagggaaatgtccagagatctacaaggatgacaccaactaaccatctaaacaacattagagaggctaccttaagtgccctcccctaataatgagactgatgactgacttacatgccatcctagagccttcatccagcagctgatggaaatagaagcagacacccacagctacacaatgaactgaactggaatccagttgcagagaagaaggagtgatgagcaaaggggtccataccagtctggtgaaacccacagaaacagctgacctgaacaacgggaaGCTCTTGCcccccccagactgatcactgggaaaccagcatagaaatgatccagactccatgaatgtgggtgtcagtgaggaggcttcagaaatctatggggcctcttgtagtagatcagtacttatccctcacataggaatggactcagcctagacacacgggggagggcctaggccgtatcccaaaggctatgacagactctgaataccc encodes:
- the LOC100771335 gene encoding vomeronasal type-1 receptor 4-like isoform X2, whose product is MDFWILATRIIFLSKTVTGILGNLSLIFYYLVLCCRENTLKPTDVMLMNIMSANVLIILSTGVPQTMAVWGFKHFLNDFGCKLLLYIQGLGRSVSIGTTCLLSVFQALTISPRKSCWKRHKVKFEKYINPHILLIWILYLFLNFIYLAYTLAKRNSKNVTRERDFGYCFTAGWDQIGVSLYAVFVVLPEVFFSVLMTWSSGFMVFILYRHRQRVQHIRSTRGSIRNSLESRVTQYILILVSTFLAFYTLSSILRGYISLLNSQNWWLVNINRLTSLCFPLIGPFVLMNHYSIMSRHCLSFIRNKNNL